From the genome of Oxyura jamaicensis isolate SHBP4307 breed ruddy duck chromosome 2, BPBGC_Ojam_1.0, whole genome shotgun sequence, one region includes:
- the LOC118162117 gene encoding LOW QUALITY PROTEIN: guanine nucleotide-binding protein G(I)/G(S)/G(O) subunit gamma-12-like (The sequence of the model RefSeq protein was modified relative to this genomic sequence to represent the inferred CDS: inserted 1 base in 1 codon): MSGKTASTTNNTAQAQRTVQQLRVEASXERIKVSKASADLMLYCEEHAKKDLLLMGIPASENPFKDKKTCFAIGALMPLPLCDAGQDV; the protein is encoded by the exons ATGTCTGGCAAAACAGCTAGCACCACCAACAACACAGCTCAGGCCCAAAGGACTGTCCAGCAGCTGAGAGTAGAAGCCT AAGAACGGATAAAGGTGTCAAAGGCGTCAGCAGACCTCATGCTCTATTGTGAAGAACATGCCAAGAAAGATCTGTTGCTAATGGGCATACCTGCCTCTGAGAACCCCTTCAAGGATAAGAAGACGTGTTTTGCTATAGGAGCGCTCATGCCACTGCCGCTCTGCGACGCGGGGCAAGATGTATAG